A genomic window from Pseudogulbenkiania sp. MAI-1 includes:
- a CDS encoding efflux RND transporter periplasmic adaptor subunit: MRRAREADSEDVLGFIMVNESLRLLPYRQAALWREGPFGRVMAVSGLPETDPSAPYVQWLAGAFKALAEGGAGEAVRFVTAADLPGTVAEDWPSWLPEHALWLRLAPPGGHGAGALLLARDQPWSEYEGTLAAELAHAYAHALARFAPQRPLRDRLGGWLRASKMRRRALIALLVLACLPVRLTVLARGEVTPQTPLLVRAPLSGVIDRIEVQPNQRVAAGAALFSLDSTTLAGQLAMASKAQEAAQEAFRQSAQLAVTDDKGKLEMAADQAALEEKRIEADFTSRQLARIHVKAARPGVVVFSDRSDWLGRAVATGERVMMLADPGKVELTAFLPASEAIRVEPGMTVRLYPNASPVDSYDAVVTRVAYRAEPTEEGILAYRLHARFDAGEELPRIGQMGTARVYGDWVPLIYYALRRPLTWCRQWLGW; the protein is encoded by the coding sequence ATGCGGCGTGCCCGCGAGGCCGACAGCGAGGACGTGCTCGGCTTCATCATGGTCAACGAGAGCCTGCGCCTCTTGCCTTACCGCCAGGCCGCGCTGTGGCGCGAGGGCCCGTTCGGCCGGGTGATGGCGGTCTCCGGCCTGCCCGAGACCGACCCGTCCGCACCCTACGTGCAATGGCTGGCCGGCGCGTTCAAGGCGCTGGCTGAGGGCGGGGCGGGGGAGGCGGTCCGCTTCGTCACCGCGGCCGATCTGCCCGGCACCGTGGCCGAAGACTGGCCCAGCTGGTTGCCCGAACATGCCCTGTGGTTGCGGCTTGCCCCGCCGGGCGGGCACGGCGCCGGCGCCTTGCTGCTGGCGCGCGACCAGCCGTGGAGCGAGTACGAAGGCACCCTCGCGGCGGAGCTGGCCCACGCCTACGCCCACGCGCTGGCGCGGTTCGCGCCGCAGCGCCCGTTGCGCGACCGGCTGGGCGGCTGGCTGCGGGCGAGCAAGATGCGGCGGAGGGCGCTGATCGCGCTGCTCGTGCTGGCCTGCTTGCCGGTGCGCCTTACCGTGCTGGCGCGCGGCGAGGTGACGCCGCAGACCCCGCTGCTGGTGCGGGCGCCGCTGTCCGGCGTGATCGACCGCATCGAAGTCCAGCCCAACCAGCGGGTGGCGGCCGGAGCGGCCTTGTTCAGCCTCGACTCGACCACGCTCGCCGGCCAACTGGCGATGGCCAGCAAGGCGCAGGAGGCAGCGCAGGAAGCCTTCCGGCAGAGTGCGCAGCTGGCGGTGACCGACGACAAGGGCAAGCTGGAGATGGCGGCGGACCAGGCGGCGTTGGAAGAAAAGCGCATCGAGGCCGATTTCACTTCCCGTCAGCTGGCCCGCATCCACGTCAAGGCGGCGCGCCCGGGAGTGGTGGTGTTCTCCGATCGCAGCGACTGGCTGGGGCGTGCCGTGGCGACCGGCGAGCGGGTGATGATGCTGGCCGACCCGGGCAAGGTCGAGCTGACGGCTTTCCTGCCGGCCTCCGAAGCGATCCGGGTCGAACCGGGGATGACGGTGAGGCTGTACCCCAACGCCTCACCGGTCGATTCCTACGATGCCGTGGTGACCCGCGTCGCCTACCGTGCCGAGCCGACCGAAGAGGGCATTCTGGCCTATCGCCTGCATGCCCGTTTCGATGCCGGCGAAGAGTTGCCCCGCATCGGCCAGATGGGAACGGCCAGGGTGTACGGCGACTGGGTTCCGCTGATCTATTACGCTTTGCGCCGGCCGCTGACCTGGTGCCGCCAATGGCTGGGTTGGTAA
- a CDS encoding efflux RND transporter periplasmic adaptor subunit: MNRTLTVIAAALLAAASLPALAAPLAANDGRIRAQLMSRNAVTISSELSAKIARLPVAEGASFAKGQALVEFDCSSFRAQLNKAQASLGAARQLVKVNTRLAELNSIGALEISQAEGKAKESAAEVSYMQTVVAKCVIAAPFPGRVAKRHAAPFQYLNPGNPVVDIVDVGPMELRMLVPSKWLGWLKSGHRFNVQVDELGRSFPASIVRLGARIDPVSQSIPAIGVIDAQDTALLPGMSGWASFTPPK, encoded by the coding sequence ATGAACAGAACGCTTACCGTGATAGCGGCAGCGCTGCTGGCCGCTGCCTCCTTGCCGGCACTGGCCGCCCCGCTGGCGGCCAACGACGGGCGCATCCGGGCGCAGTTGATGTCACGCAATGCCGTGACGATATCGAGCGAACTGTCCGCCAAGATCGCCCGCCTGCCGGTGGCGGAAGGGGCCAGCTTTGCCAAGGGGCAGGCGCTGGTGGAGTTCGATTGCAGCAGCTTCCGCGCCCAGCTCAACAAGGCACAGGCCTCGCTCGGCGCCGCGCGCCAGCTGGTCAAGGTCAATACCCGCCTGGCCGAACTCAACTCGATCGGCGCGCTGGAAATCAGCCAGGCCGAGGGCAAGGCCAAGGAAAGCGCCGCCGAAGTCAGCTACATGCAGACCGTGGTGGCGAAATGCGTGATTGCCGCGCCTTTCCCCGGGCGTGTCGCCAAACGCCATGCCGCGCCGTTCCAGTACCTCAATCCGGGCAATCCGGTGGTGGACATCGTGGACGTCGGCCCGATGGAGTTGCGCATGCTGGTGCCGTCCAAATGGCTGGGCTGGCTGAAGTCGGGGCACCGTTTCAACGTACAGGTCGACGAACTCGGCCGCTCCTTCCCCGCCAGCATCGTGCGGCTCGGGGCACGCATCGATCCTGTCAGTCAGTCCATCCCCGCCATCGGCGTGATCGATGCCCAGGACACCGCGCTGTTGCCGGGCATGAGCGGCTGGGCCAGCTTCACCCCGCCCAAATGA
- a CDS encoding TolC family protein yields MKQERSERNVARPTLLSLALATVFLGGCAVMPQPIDKGERAATLVADREAMFGRQEAVGSEITLQEAMARALKYNLDYRVKLMEEALAQRQLDLSSLDMLPKLTLAAGYSHRSNDAASSSQDIATGSQSLVPSISSERNRATADLTLSWNVLDFGVSYYNAQQQADRFLILKERKRKVIHQLLQQTRQAYWQAVGAQRLEPKIETLLKDAQAALGDARKVEQERLRAPLEAMSYQRQLLDVIRQMTQIRTALSQAKPRLASIMNLSPGQRFTVADPEALQQPRLGLEVEKMEEIALLNRPELMEARYNQRIGVLETRKAVAKLFPGLEFSVGEHYDSNKFLVNSAWSDAGLRISWNLLNLFSAGKIRQAAEAQLKVAEEQRLALNMAVLTQVHVAWLEYQGRSRQFELERELNSVEQRMLEQTRNAAQNSTQSQLQAILAGANTVLSELRVYQSYGDMQNAYGQIAASLGLDPLPNETPGYDLVSLSAALKGAENQVESTMAGAAQ; encoded by the coding sequence ATGAAACAAGAACGATCAGAACGTAACGTGGCACGGCCGACGCTGTTGAGCCTGGCACTGGCCACGGTGTTTCTTGGCGGCTGCGCCGTGATGCCGCAGCCGATCGACAAGGGGGAGCGGGCGGCGACACTCGTCGCCGATCGCGAAGCGATGTTCGGCCGGCAGGAGGCCGTCGGCAGTGAAATCACCTTGCAGGAGGCGATGGCGCGGGCGCTCAAGTACAACCTGGATTACCGCGTCAAACTGATGGAAGAGGCGCTGGCGCAACGCCAGCTCGATCTTTCCAGCCTCGACATGCTGCCCAAGCTGACGCTGGCTGCCGGCTACAGCCACCGCAGCAATGATGCCGCCTCCTCGTCGCAGGACATCGCAACAGGCTCGCAATCGCTGGTGCCATCCATTTCCAGCGAGCGCAACCGCGCTACCGCCGACCTGACGCTGTCCTGGAACGTGCTGGACTTCGGCGTGAGCTACTACAACGCCCAGCAGCAGGCGGACCGCTTCCTGATCCTGAAGGAGCGCAAGCGCAAGGTGATCCACCAGTTGCTGCAGCAAACAAGGCAGGCTTACTGGCAGGCCGTCGGCGCGCAGCGCCTGGAACCCAAGATCGAGACCTTGCTCAAGGATGCCCAGGCGGCGCTGGGCGATGCCCGCAAGGTCGAACAGGAAAGACTGCGCGCCCCGCTCGAGGCCATGAGTTACCAGCGGCAGCTGCTCGACGTGATCCGGCAGATGACGCAGATCCGCACCGCCCTGTCGCAGGCCAAGCCGCGCCTGGCCTCGATCATGAACCTGTCGCCGGGGCAACGCTTCACCGTGGCCGATCCGGAGGCCCTGCAACAGCCCAGGCTGGGACTCGAGGTCGAGAAAATGGAGGAAATCGCCCTCCTGAACCGGCCGGAACTGATGGAGGCCCGCTACAACCAGCGCATCGGCGTGCTGGAAACGCGCAAGGCCGTGGCCAAGCTGTTTCCGGGGCTGGAGTTCAGCGTCGGCGAGCATTACGACAGCAACAAGTTTCTGGTGAATTCGGCCTGGAGCGACGCCGGCCTGCGCATCAGCTGGAACCTGCTCAACCTGTTTAGCGCCGGCAAGATTCGACAGGCGGCGGAGGCGCAGTTGAAGGTGGCCGAGGAACAACGGCTGGCCCTCAATATGGCCGTGTTGACCCAGGTGCATGTGGCCTGGCTGGAGTACCAGGGGCGCAGCAGGCAATTCGAGCTGGAGCGTGAACTGAACTCGGTCGAGCAGCGCATGCTGGAACAGACGCGCAATGCCGCGCAGAACAGCACACAGAGCCAGCTGCAGGCGATCCTGGCCGGGGCGAATACTGTTCTGTCCGAGCTGCGCGTGTACCAGAGCTACGGCGACATGCAGAACGCCTACGGGCAGATCGCGGCCTCGCTGGGGCTCGACCCCTTGCCGAACGAAACGCCGGGGTACGACCTGGTGTCCTTGTCGGCAGCGCTGAAGGGGGCGGAAAACCAGGTCGAAAGCACGATGGCGGGAGCGGCGCAATGA